The proteins below come from a single Plantactinospora sp. KBS50 genomic window:
- a CDS encoding dienelactone hydrolase family protein: MGEMVSYRSNGGTSEGYLALPAEGERRPAVVVIQEYWGLVGHIKAVADRFAEAGFVALAPDLYHGVTAVEPDEAGKMIMGLAMDQAARDIAGAADYLAARPEATGRVGAVGFCAGGSLALWSATLSERIVGAVGFYPVLPWERMRPDWSDYAGKSALIHCSEEDGTSAAEGVQAARRAVEAAGGDCAVYDYPGTSHAFFNDDRPEVYDQPAAASAWARTLEFFRTKLG, translated from the coding sequence ATGGGCGAGATGGTGAGCTATCGCAGCAACGGAGGGACCAGCGAGGGCTATCTCGCGCTGCCCGCCGAGGGCGAGCGCCGGCCCGCGGTGGTGGTCATCCAGGAGTACTGGGGTCTGGTCGGTCACATCAAGGCGGTGGCCGACCGGTTCGCCGAGGCCGGCTTCGTCGCCCTCGCGCCGGATCTCTACCACGGGGTGACGGCTGTCGAGCCGGACGAGGCCGGCAAGATGATCATGGGTCTGGCGATGGACCAGGCGGCCCGGGACATCGCCGGCGCGGCCGACTATCTCGCCGCCCGGCCCGAGGCGACCGGCAGGGTCGGCGCGGTCGGCTTCTGCGCGGGCGGCAGCCTGGCACTGTGGTCGGCCACCCTCTCCGAGCGGATCGTCGGCGCCGTGGGCTTCTACCCGGTGCTGCCCTGGGAGCGGATGCGCCCGGACTGGTCGGACTACGCAGGCAAGAGCGCGCTCATCCACTGCTCGGAGGAGGACGGCACGTCGGCCGCCGAGGGCGTCCAGGCGGCCCGCCGGGCCGTCGAGGCCGCGGGCGGCGACTGCGCCGTGTACGACTACCCGGGCACCTCGCACGCGTTCTTCAACGACGACCGGCCCGAGGTGTACGACCAGCCCGCCGCCGCCAGCGCCTGGGCACGCACGCTCGAATTCTTCCGGACGAAGCTTGGCTGA
- a CDS encoding uracil-DNA glycosylase, with protein MAEAGTGAGAPTRTAADVLTRAARAADLADLDRAVADCFACPRLVDWREEVARVRRAAFRDQAYWGRPVPGFGAPDARIGILGLAPAAHGGNRTGRVFTGDRSGDVLFAALHRAGLANQPTSVSADDGLALRHTRIFAAVRCAPPENKPTPTERDTCAPWLHREVRLIAPTLRVVVALGAFAWAAWWPALRAGYGVRPPSPRPAFGHGAHWSGGAGPVLLGCYHVSQQNTFTGRLTPDMLDEVFERAKRMAEVD; from the coding sequence TTGGCTGAGGCGGGCACCGGGGCGGGCGCACCGACGCGTACCGCCGCCGACGTGCTCACCCGCGCCGCGCGGGCGGCCGACCTGGCCGATCTCGACCGCGCGGTCGCCGACTGCTTCGCCTGCCCGCGCCTGGTCGACTGGCGCGAGGAGGTGGCCCGGGTACGCCGGGCCGCGTTCCGCGATCAGGCGTACTGGGGTCGGCCGGTGCCCGGGTTCGGCGCCCCGGACGCCCGGATCGGCATCCTCGGCCTGGCGCCGGCCGCGCACGGCGGGAACCGTACCGGCCGGGTCTTCACCGGCGACCGTTCCGGCGACGTGCTGTTCGCGGCGCTGCACCGGGCCGGTCTGGCCAACCAGCCGACCAGCGTGTCCGCGGACGACGGCCTGGCGCTGCGGCACACCCGCATCTTCGCGGCGGTCCGCTGCGCGCCGCCGGAGAACAAGCCGACCCCGACCGAGCGGGACACCTGCGCGCCGTGGCTGCACCGCGAGGTGCGGCTGATCGCACCGACGCTGCGGGTGGTGGTCGCGCTCGGCGCGTTCGCCTGGGCCGCCTGGTGGCCGGCGCTGCGGGCCGGGTACGGCGTCCGCCCGCCCAGCCCGCGCCCGGCGTTCGGGCATGGGGCACACTGGTCTGGCGGGGCGGGGCCGGTGCTGCTCGGGTGTTACCACGTCAGCCAGCAGAACACCTTCACCGGCCGACTCACCCCGGACATGCTCGACGAGGTGTTCGAGCGGGCCAAACGAATGGCCGAGGTGGACTGA
- a CDS encoding DUF4129 domain-containing protein, which yields MHAGRGTPAGPAPAPADRTPLHRWWPVLAVVVLLGLGAVAAGHSSIDLRRLPSTPQDAPLVADQPTGLPSPSQLVVLPSGAAQDQPAHLPGWLAPTLLGLLALVVVALLGTVLWAMLGGPRRRTGRLSDLPPAARSPERTARDVVAVLDAGLVQLDDADNDPRTAVIACWVRLEEAAAAAGVPRRVGDTPTDLVARLLRGDPAAGVPAIAGSAVLAAFAAVYREARYATHVVDERMRDQAREALGRLRAELVAPGPPARVGGPG from the coding sequence GTGCACGCCGGACGCGGGACACCGGCCGGCCCGGCTCCGGCTCCGGCGGACCGTACCCCGCTGCACCGGTGGTGGCCCGTGCTCGCGGTCGTCGTGCTGCTCGGGCTCGGTGCCGTCGCGGCCGGACACTCCTCCATCGACCTGCGCCGGCTCCCGTCGACTCCGCAGGACGCACCGCTGGTCGCCGACCAGCCGACCGGCCTGCCGAGTCCGTCGCAGCTCGTGGTGCTGCCCTCCGGTGCCGCGCAGGACCAGCCCGCGCACCTTCCGGGGTGGCTGGCGCCGACGCTGCTCGGGCTGCTCGCGCTGGTGGTCGTGGCGCTGCTCGGCACCGTGCTGTGGGCCATGCTCGGCGGGCCGCGGCGGCGTACCGGCCGGCTGTCGGACCTTCCGCCGGCGGCCCGCTCGCCGGAACGGACCGCCCGGGACGTGGTGGCGGTGCTGGACGCCGGGCTCGTCCAACTGGACGACGCCGACAACGACCCGCGGACCGCGGTGATCGCCTGCTGGGTCCGGCTGGAGGAGGCGGCGGCCGCCGCGGGCGTACCCCGGCGGGTCGGCGACACCCCCACCGACCTGGTGGCCCGGCTGTTGCGCGGCGACCCGGCCGCCGGGGTGCCGGCGATCGCCGGCAGCGCCGTGCTGGCCGCCTTCGCGGCCGTCTACCGGGAGGCCCGCTACGCCACCCACGTGGTCGACGAGCGGATGCGGGACCAGGCGCGGGAGGCGCTCGGCCGGCTCCGCGCCGAGCTGGTCGCGCCGGGGCCGCCGGCCCGGGTCGGGGGACCGGGGTGA